A stretch of the Clostridia bacterium genome encodes the following:
- a CDS encoding cysteine desulfurase, whose protein sequence is MKTLYFDNAATTRVDASVAEIVRKYNEDFFFNPSANYFKSVEVHNMVEEARKGILSCLQGFNGRLIFTSSGSEADNQAVFCSKKRKKSNVVISASEHPAIYNTALQLKNLDFEVRIAPVDGVGRVIESEFLKLIDDNTSFVSVMHVNNETGGINDVKSLIAKAKDVNPSIVFHVDGVQAFGKIPVCVAEIGADLYTISGHKIGAPKGVAALFVKQGVSVSPLIFGGGQEQGARSSTENVSGIMSFAFAADRAMKELFENGEKYRKFRDILRNELSEIPEIQWISDGGCSPHVLTFAFKSVRGEVMQHALEEYGILIGTGSACSARRAHDRIPRALGLKEYSDGIIRISFGRENTEEEVRFLAEKIKENYEILKKYVGR, encoded by the coding sequence TTGAAGACTCTGTATTTTGATAACGCCGCGACGACGAGGGTGGACGCTTCGGTTGCGGAGATTGTCCGAAAGTATAACGAAGATTTCTTCTTTAATCCTTCGGCGAATTACTTTAAATCCGTCGAAGTCCATAATATGGTCGAAGAAGCTAGAAAGGGGATTTTATCTTGTTTGCAGGGATTTAACGGTCGCTTGATTTTTACGTCTTCCGGATCGGAAGCGGATAATCAAGCCGTATTTTGTTCGAAAAAACGTAAAAAGTCGAACGTCGTGATTTCCGCGAGCGAGCATCCTGCGATCTATAACACCGCTTTGCAATTGAAAAATCTTGATTTTGAAGTCAGGATCGCTCCCGTTGACGGCGTGGGTAGGGTGATCGAATCGGAATTTTTGAAATTGATCGACGACAACACTTCTTTCGTTTCCGTTATGCATGTTAATAACGAAACCGGTGGGATCAACGACGTTAAATCTCTGATCGCGAAAGCGAAAGACGTAAATCCTTCGATCGTTTTCCACGTCGACGGTGTTCAGGCTTTCGGAAAAATTCCCGTTTGCGTTGCCGAGATCGGCGCGGATCTTTATACGATCAGCGGGCATAAGATCGGCGCGCCGAAAGGAGTCGCCGCGCTTTTTGTAAAACAAGGGGTAAGCGTTTCTCCTTTGATTTTCGGGGGTGGTCAGGAGCAGGGCGCAAGGTCTTCCACCGAGAACGTTTCCGGGATCATGTCGTTTGCATTTGCCGCCGATCGTGCGATGAAAGAGCTTTTCGAAAACGGTGAAAAATACCGAAAATTCAGAGATATTTTGCGAAATGAGCTGTCAGAGATCCCCGAGATTCAGTGGATCTCGGACGGCGGGTGTTCGCCCCACGTTTTGACGTTCGCGTTTAAGAGCGTCCGCGGAGAAGTTATGCAGCACGCGCTCGAAGAGTACGGGATTCTGATCGGGACCGGGTCGGCTTGCTCCGCTCGTCGCGCGCACGATCGGATCCCGCGTGCGCTCGGGTTAAAGGAATATTCCGATGGGATTATTCGAATCAGTTTCGGCAGGGAAAATACGGAAGAAGAAGTTCGGTTCCTCGCCGAGAAAATCAAGGAAAATTACGAAATTTTGAAAAAATACGTAGGAAGATGA
- the mutS gene encoding DNA mismatch repair protein MutS: MAEKPKEKKEKDEVSPMMRKYLDTKEQYKDCILMYRLGDFYEMFFDDAELVSRELDLTLTGRNCGLEHRAPMCGVPYHAVDGYVARLVNKGYKVAICEQLSEPMPGKTLVDREVVRVITAGTVIDEGMISDGKNNYLASVFVHGSKVGFAWADITTGEFNLYEKETEDLVKAFEDFLATVNPSEIIASPETCEYNEIVPSLATQKYVKMQAYYDWAFKLQNAIDGLTKAFNVLTLDSFGVKGKDAAICAAGALNEYLHETQKRKLPQFTKLSYFNDSEYMLLDSAARRTLELFESNRDRKKQGSLFWVIDKTRTGMGLRTLRKWLDYPVLNEKVIAERQDAVEFFYKNSEIRDGVEDLLSQMHDIERLAGRSAYGNASPSDMLNLAKSLEVFPKIKAYLKDTHVKFLDRVLSAIPNQIEIGDKILKAFDPDHCGKEYKNGGFILKGYDPKLDSYRDAKANAKGWLEAYELKEKEATGIKNLHVGFNRVFGYYIEVSNSNASLVPFHYHRKQTLTNGERYITEELKAKEEEILHAEEYALQLELDLFEKFSKELMASVPALLKCASAIGALDAVYSLAKVAFESDFVRPIINKSVKDISIENGRHPVVEKIIGRKNFIPNDTVLDDQCRTMILTGPNMSGKSTYMRQVALITILAHIGSFVPATKAEIALTDRVFTRIGANDDLTYSQSTFMVEMVEVATVLNNATKNSLLILDEIGRGTSTYDGLGIAWSVMEYIAKKISARTLFATHYQELTDLENRIAGVKNYRVLANKIDGKVVFLHKIARGGANKSFGAEVASLAGVPEVVVERARKITDILEETSKYRDTNQILVQGDIGKKDVRQASLFEDKTNDKLEQIGEELKAIDINSISPIQAFSILADLISKVK; this comes from the coding sequence ATGGCTGAAAAACCGAAAGAAAAAAAGGAAAAAGACGAAGTTTCTCCGATGATGCGAAAGTATCTCGACACCAAAGAGCAGTATAAGGACTGCATTTTGATGTATCGCCTCGGAGATTTTTATGAGATGTTTTTCGACGACGCGGAGCTCGTCTCCCGCGAATTGGATCTGACGCTTACCGGCAGAAATTGCGGGCTCGAACATCGCGCGCCGATGTGCGGCGTCCCGTATCACGCGGTGGACGGATACGTCGCTCGCCTCGTCAATAAAGGCTACAAAGTCGCGATCTGCGAGCAGCTTTCGGAGCCGATGCCCGGAAAGACGCTCGTGGACAGAGAAGTCGTTCGCGTGATTACCGCGGGAACGGTGATCGACGAGGGAATGATCTCGGACGGGAAAAACAATTATCTCGCCTCGGTATTCGTTCACGGTTCCAAGGTCGGGTTCGCTTGGGCGGATATAACGACCGGTGAATTCAATCTTTACGAAAAAGAAACCGAAGATCTCGTTAAAGCGTTCGAAGATTTTTTGGCGACCGTCAATCCTTCGGAGATCATCGCGTCTCCCGAAACGTGCGAATATAACGAGATCGTTCCGTCTCTCGCCACGCAGAAGTACGTCAAAATGCAAGCTTATTACGATTGGGCGTTCAAACTGCAAAACGCGATCGACGGTTTGACGAAGGCGTTTAACGTCTTGACGCTCGACAGCTTCGGCGTCAAAGGAAAGGACGCGGCGATTTGCGCCGCCGGCGCTTTGAACGAATATCTTCACGAAACGCAAAAGCGAAAACTTCCGCAATTTACGAAGTTATCCTATTTTAACGATAGCGAATATATGCTTTTGGATTCCGCCGCGAGAAGGACGTTGGAGCTTTTCGAGTCCAATCGCGATCGGAAAAAGCAGGGTTCGCTCTTTTGGGTCATCGACAAGACGCGGACGGGAATGGGGCTTCGAACTCTCCGCAAATGGCTTGATTATCCCGTTTTGAACGAAAAAGTCATCGCCGAGCGACAAGACGCCGTCGAATTCTTTTACAAGAATTCCGAGATCCGAGACGGAGTGGAAGATCTCCTTTCTCAGATGCACGATATCGAAAGGCTCGCGGGGCGCTCCGCTTACGGGAACGCGTCTCCGTCGGATATGTTGAATCTTGCGAAATCGCTCGAAGTTTTCCCGAAGATCAAAGCCTATTTGAAAGATACGCACGTTAAGTTTTTGGATCGCGTGTTGTCGGCGATCCCGAATCAAATCGAGATCGGCGATAAGATATTGAAAGCTTTCGATCCCGATCACTGCGGAAAAGAGTACAAAAACGGCGGCTTTATTTTGAAAGGATACGATCCGAAACTCGATTCCTATCGAGACGCGAAAGCGAACGCAAAAGGTTGGCTCGAAGCGTACGAGCTCAAAGAAAAAGAAGCGACGGGGATCAAGAATCTGCACGTCGGCTTCAACCGCGTTTTCGGCTATTATATCGAGGTTTCGAATTCGAACGCTTCGCTCGTCCCGTTTCACTATCACAGGAAGCAAACCCTGACGAACGGCGAACGCTATATCACCGAAGAATTGAAAGCGAAAGAAGAAGAGATCTTACACGCGGAAGAATACGCGCTTCAACTTGAACTCGATCTTTTCGAGAAGTTTTCGAAAGAACTTATGGCGAGCGTTCCCGCGCTTTTGAAATGCGCGTCGGCGATCGGCGCGTTGGACGCCGTCTATTCTCTTGCGAAAGTCGCGTTTGAAAGCGATTTCGTCCGACCGATCATCAATAAATCCGTTAAAGATATCTCGATCGAGAACGGCAGGCATCCCGTCGTCGAAAAAATTATCGGAAGAAAGAATTTTATCCCGAACGACACGGTTTTGGACGATCAATGTCGGACGATGATCCTGACCGGACCGAATATGTCGGGTAAAAGCACCTATATGCGCCAAGTCGCTTTGATCACGATCCTCGCGCATATCGGAAGTTTCGTTCCCGCGACGAAGGCGGAAATCGCTTTGACCGATCGTGTCTTTACGCGTATCGGCGCAAACGACGATTTGACCTATTCGCAAAGCACGTTTATGGTCGAAATGGTCGAAGTCGCGACCGTTTTGAATAACGCGACGAAAAATTCTTTGCTGATCTTGGATGAGATCGGAAGGGGAACTTCGACCTACGACGGACTCGGGATCGCGTGGTCGGTTATGGAATACATTGCGAAAAAGATCTCCGCACGGACGCTTTTCGCGACCCATTATCAGGAATTGACCGATCTCGAAAACAGGATCGCGGGCGTAAAGAATTACAGGGTCCTCGCGAATAAGATCGACGGAAAAGTCGTCTTTTTGCATAAAATCGCGCGCGGCGGCGCGAATAAGAGCTTCGGCGCGGAAGTCGCGTCCCTTGCGGGCGTCCCGGAAGTCGTCGTCGAAAGAGCGCGTAAAATTACGGATATTCTCGAAGAAACGTCCAAATACAGAGACACGAATCAGATCCTCGTGCAGGGCGATATCGGGAAGAAAGACGTTCGACAGGCAAGCCTGTTTGAAGATAAGACGAACGACAAACTCGAACAGATCGGAGAAGAGCTCAAAGCAATCGACATCAATTCGATCTCTCCGATCCAAGCCTTTTCCATATTGGCGGATCTGATCAGTAAGGTGAAATAA
- the thiI gene encoding tRNA 4-thiouridine(8) synthase ThiI produces the protein MEKVLLLRFGEIYLKGKNKFSFEKQLLDNIRHALKGIPCALVRTRGRYLVEGLNEQTVSEAKNRVRKVFGLHSFSEAVKVAASMDELKKEAMAFLPKSGTFRFTVNRADKTFPLNSQQVAIELGGAALDFAPNLSVDLFTPDKEIFVDIREEGHAFIFADKIPCFGGMPVGSSGSGVVLLSGGIDSPVAAFRMAKRGMKMYGVHFHSFPYTSPMAKQKVVDLAKILSEYQGGFELSVVSFTEIQRQIHEKCPEEYMITIMRRIMMRIAEKLAVEKGCGSITTGESLAQVASQTQESILVTNRTVELLPVFRPLIGMDKEEIIQTAREIGTFDKSIEPYEDCCTVFLPKFPVIRPKLALIEAAESKLDVETLVRDALATVETIKL, from the coding sequence ATGGAAAAGGTTTTATTGTTGCGTTTCGGTGAAATATATTTGAAGGGAAAGAACAAGTTTTCCTTTGAAAAACAGCTTTTGGATAACATTCGTCACGCTTTGAAGGGGATTCCGTGCGCGCTTGTTCGGACGCGCGGCAGGTATCTTGTCGAAGGGTTGAACGAGCAGACGGTTTCGGAAGCGAAAAACCGAGTAAGGAAGGTTTTCGGTTTGCATTCGTTCAGCGAAGCGGTCAAAGTTGCGGCGTCGATGGATGAACTCAAAAAAGAAGCGATGGCTTTTTTACCGAAATCGGGTACTTTCCGCTTTACGGTCAATCGCGCGGACAAGACTTTTCCTTTGAATTCGCAGCAAGTCGCGATCGAGCTCGGCGGCGCCGCGCTTGATTTTGCGCCGAATCTTTCGGTCGATTTGTTTACTCCCGATAAAGAGATCTTCGTCGATATTCGAGAAGAAGGACACGCGTTTATTTTTGCGGATAAAATCCCTTGCTTCGGCGGGATGCCGGTCGGAAGTTCCGGGAGCGGCGTCGTGCTGTTGTCCGGAGGAATCGACAGCCCAGTGGCGGCGTTTCGAATGGCGAAGCGCGGAATGAAGATGTACGGCGTTCATTTCCACAGTTTTCCCTACACGAGCCCGATGGCGAAGCAGAAAGTCGTCGATCTTGCGAAGATTTTATCCGAATATCAGGGCGGTTTTGAGCTTTCGGTCGTTTCTTTTACCGAAATTCAGCGCCAGATCCACGAAAAGTGCCCCGAAGAATATATGATTACGATCATGCGCCGCATTATGATGCGAATCGCGGAAAAGCTCGCCGTCGAAAAGGGATGCGGAAGTATAACGACGGGGGAAAGCTTGGCGCAGGTTGCTTCGCAAACGCAGGAAAGCATCCTCGTGACGAATCGAACGGTCGAATTACTTCCCGTTTTCCGTCCGCTGATCGGAATGGATAAAGAAGAGATCATCCAAACGGCGAGGGAAATCGGGACGTTTGATAAAAGCATCGAACCTTACGAGGATTGCTGCACTGTGTTTTTGCCGAAATTCCCGGTTATCAGACCGAAGCTTGCTTTGATCGAAGCGGCGGAATCGAAATTAGACGTCGAGACTTTGGTTCGAGACGCACTCGCGACGGTGGAAACGATCAAACTATAA
- the miaB gene encoding tRNA (N6-isopentenyl adenosine(37)-C2)-methylthiotransferase MiaB, which translates to MKYFIVTYGCQMNVHESEKLAGMLVGIGYTEARSEEEADVILFNTCCIRDTAEKRAYGNIGALKSLKKQNPDLLICVLGCMTQQKGGAEALSKKFPFVDIILGTHNIDELPVLLQEKRAKKRVISVNTDPSPAINENIPVYRTSGTNAWINIMYGCNNFCTYCIVPYVRGRERSRSMENVLADVKQVLAEGYKEITLLGQNVDSYGSDLRDGTNFAALLREIGKIEGKFRVRFMTSHPKDFNKEVVDVIASSSNICHNIHLPIQSGSNAVLKRMNRKYTAETYLDIVSYIKEKMPDVGITSDIMIGFPGETEEDFLETCEIVKKVRFSNAFTFVYSPRNGTPAAEMEQIPANVKKSRITRLVALQNEITKELSEEYIGKEFEILIEDVNPKYEGTVCGRTDSGRLVTIPGDPADVGKFARVLILESRSASLFGKLVCFTEEQR; encoded by the coding sequence ATGAAATATTTTATTGTCACTTACGGATGTCAAATGAACGTCCACGAATCGGAAAAACTCGCGGGCATGCTCGTCGGGATCGGATATACGGAAGCTCGCTCGGAAGAAGAAGCGGACGTCATCCTTTTCAACACCTGTTGCATTCGCGACACCGCGGAAAAGCGCGCTTACGGGAATATCGGGGCGTTAAAATCGCTGAAAAAGCAAAATCCCGATCTTTTGATCTGCGTTCTCGGTTGTATGACTCAGCAAAAAGGCGGCGCGGAAGCGCTTTCGAAGAAATTTCCGTTTGTGGATATCATTCTCGGAACGCATAATATCGACGAACTTCCCGTCCTTTTGCAGGAAAAACGCGCGAAAAAGCGCGTGATTTCCGTAAATACCGATCCTTCTCCCGCGATCAACGAAAATATCCCCGTTTATCGGACGAGCGGGACGAACGCTTGGATCAATATTATGTACGGTTGCAATAATTTTTGCACCTATTGTATCGTTCCGTACGTCAGAGGCAGAGAGCGGAGTCGCAGTATGGAAAACGTCCTTGCGGACGTAAAGCAAGTTCTCGCGGAAGGCTATAAAGAGATTACGCTTCTCGGGCAAAACGTCGATTCTTACGGATCCGATCTCCGTGACGGGACGAATTTTGCCGCGCTTTTGCGCGAAATCGGGAAAATCGAGGGTAAATTCCGCGTCCGATTTATGACGAGTCATCCGAAAGATTTCAATAAAGAAGTCGTGGACGTGATCGCGTCTTCGTCCAATATTTGCCATAACATCCATTTGCCGATCCAATCGGGAAGTAACGCCGTTCTCAAAAGAATGAATCGCAAATATACCGCGGAGACCTATCTCGACATCGTTTCTTATATCAAAGAAAAGATGCCCGACGTCGGCATAACGTCCGATATTATGATCGGTTTTCCGGGTGAAACGGAGGAAGATTTCCTCGAAACGTGCGAGATTGTCAAGAAGGTTCGTTTCTCCAACGCATTTACTTTCGTTTACTCTCCGCGTAACGGGACGCCCGCCGCAGAGATGGAGCAAATCCCCGCAAACGTAAAAAAATCCCGCATCACGCGTCTCGTCGCTTTGCAAAACGAGATCACGAAAGAATTGTCCGAAGAGTATATCGGAAAGGAGTTCGAGATTTTGATCGAAGACGTTAATCCGAAATACGAAGGCACCGTTTGCGGCAGGACGGATTCCGGAAGGCTCGTAACGATCCCCGGCGATCCCGCCGACGTAGGCAAATTCGCGCGCGTTCTCATTTTGGAATCCAGAAGCGCGTCTCTTTTCGGCAAACTCGTTTGTTTTACGGAAGAGCAGAGGTAA
- a CDS encoding endonuclease MutS2 translates to MDKSIKALELDKILAQVALCAGSEKGKAEILSSLPLSDLSAVKSLQSETAEAFYAMNSCNCFPSFEVDDVTECITRAKKLSMLTMGELLKIARLLRFAKNVRNSIAKLDSKKAPILTNAANKIFLQNFLAEEIDRSIFSETEMNDCASDKLATIRREIKKNGERLRAKLNSYISTPDYQKAIQDNVVTVRGDRYVIPVKREFKGQIPGLVHDRSASGQTLYVEPMAIVEMNNELKMLLADEKNEIDRILQEFTARVAVIADELVADYEIITALDVIFARALYAINTHSTAPIINDRGYINIKKGRHPLIPKEKVVPVSVSLGKDFTILLITGPNTGGKTVSLKLVGLFVLMAQCGLYLPAEEESEISVFDRVFCDVGDEQSIEQSLSTFSSHIKNIVDIMNSYDSRSLVLLDELGAGTDPDEGASLAVCITERIRESGAKAIITTHYGKLKEYSYATEGVENASMDFDPETYEPTFHLIIGVPGTSNALQIAERLGLDKDLIAEARAKLGTERVSFDSVLQSAEQARRAAEREKDLEKKITQELSEEKAALKEERNRLFVQREKLATQAKAEVKRRVQESLEEVNEILAELKKLLDAPEKKSYFEAAKLRKRIKEIANSEEIEEEDVLPDLVGGVASVGDEVYIKKIGKIALVTDVKRNGDYVVKIGNFTTTVKSGAAQKVKK, encoded by the coding sequence GTGGATAAAAGCATAAAAGCACTCGAACTCGATAAGATTCTCGCCCAAGTCGCGCTATGCGCGGGGAGCGAAAAGGGAAAAGCGGAAATTTTGTCTTCTTTGCCTCTTTCCGATCTTTCCGCCGTGAAAAGTCTGCAAAGCGAGACGGCGGAAGCGTTTTATGCGATGAACTCCTGTAATTGCTTCCCGTCTTTCGAGGTGGACGACGTTACGGAATGCATCACTCGCGCCAAAAAACTTTCGATGCTGACGATGGGCGAACTTTTGAAGATCGCAAGACTGCTGCGTTTTGCGAAAAACGTACGGAATTCCATTGCGAAACTCGATTCGAAAAAGGCTCCGATCCTGACCAATGCGGCGAATAAGATATTTTTGCAGAATTTTCTTGCGGAAGAGATTGATCGAAGTATTTTTTCGGAAACGGAAATGAACGACTGCGCGTCCGATAAACTTGCGACGATTCGCAGGGAGATCAAAAAGAACGGCGAACGTTTGCGCGCGAAGTTAAACAGCTATATTTCCACGCCCGATTATCAAAAAGCGATTCAGGATAACGTCGTTACTGTTCGCGGCGATCGCTACGTTATTCCCGTTAAGCGCGAGTTTAAGGGGCAGATCCCGGGGCTTGTCCACGACCGCTCGGCATCCGGGCAAACCTTATACGTCGAACCGATGGCGATCGTCGAAATGAATAACGAGCTGAAAATGCTTCTTGCGGACGAAAAGAACGAAATCGATCGGATTTTGCAGGAATTTACGGCGCGCGTCGCGGTCATCGCGGACGAACTCGTCGCCGATTACGAGATCATAACCGCGTTAGACGTGATCTTTGCGCGCGCGCTTTACGCGATCAACACGCATTCTACGGCGCCGATCATAAACGATCGCGGATATATCAATATCAAAAAAGGGCGTCATCCGCTTATTCCGAAAGAAAAAGTCGTCCCGGTCTCGGTCTCGCTCGGAAAGGATTTTACGATTTTGCTGATCACGGGGCCGAATACGGGCGGAAAAACCGTTTCCTTAAAGCTTGTCGGACTCTTTGTGCTCATGGCGCAATGCGGGCTGTATTTGCCTGCGGAGGAAGAATCCGAGATCAGCGTCTTCGACCGCGTTTTCTGCGACGTCGGCGACGAGCAAAGCATTGAGCAGAGTCTGAGCACGTTCTCTTCTCATATCAAGAATATCGTCGATATTATGAATTCTTACGACAGCCGATCGCTCGTCCTGCTGGATGAGCTCGGCGCGGGGACGGATCCCGACGAAGGCGCTTCGCTTGCGGTCTGCATTACGGAACGTATCCGCGAAAGCGGCGCAAAAGCGATCATAACGACGCACTACGGGAAACTCAAAGAGTATTCTTACGCGACCGAAGGAGTGGAAAACGCGTCGATGGACTTCGATCCCGAGACGTACGAACCGACCTTCCATTTGATTATCGGCGTCCCCGGGACGTCCAACGCGCTGCAGATCGCCGAACGGCTCGGGCTGGATAAAGATTTGATCGCGGAAGCGAGAGCGAAGCTCGGAACCGAGCGCGTCAGCTTCGATTCGGTTTTGCAATCCGCGGAGCAGGCGCGAAGAGCGGCGGAGCGCGAAAAAGACCTCGAAAAAAAAATAACGCAAGAATTATCCGAAGAAAAGGCGGCTTTGAAAGAGGAAAGGAATCGCTTGTTCGTCCAAAGAGAAAAACTCGCGACGCAGGCGAAAGCGGAAGTCAAACGCCGCGTGCAGGAATCGCTCGAAGAAGTAAACGAGATCCTCGCGGAGCTGAAAAAACTCTTGGATGCGCCCGAAAAGAAAAGCTATTTCGAAGCGGCGAAGCTCAGAAAACGCATCAAAGAGATCGCAAACAGCGAAGAGATCGAGGAAGAGGATGTTCTTCCGGATCTCGTCGGCGGCGTGGCTTCCGTCGGCGATGAAGTCTACATCAAAAAAATCGGCAAGATCGCTCTTGTGACCGACGTTAAACGAAACGGAGATTACGTCGTTAAGATCGGGAACTTTACGACGACGGTAAAAAGCGGGGCGGCGCAAAAGGTTAAGAAATGA
- a CDS encoding transglycosylase domain-containing protein, producing the protein MKKSRKITIILLLLSAGALFLTGACALLSWCFEADLDEAKLPSAVGSVCVLDANSDAIPNDNYAKLSEISENIQNAFIAVEDKRFYSHHGIDPLRIAGAIKENVRTRRFSQGASTITCQLVKNTLLDHDKTLKRKVKEAILARKLERKYTKSEILEMYLNVLYFGKGVYGIKNASRTIFGKEPSEIGEYEAACLAATVKNPSAYSPLIDANKNIERAKIVLSLMREQGLTDRANPSSEPNIVINCSDFNNNYCNSYANSVLFEAQKLLKIDKADLKNKGYIIHSYFDPNAQKAIDFALSSNIEALCEDGLPAEKEILLADNKTRGVVAYGSTAKSATAFSEPRQPGSAIKPFIYAAAIAEGQLLPDTPILDEKTAFGSYAPSNYSDAYLGWTDAKTALAKSSNVAAVKILRELGVENAYRFLEKCGFSLSEKDLNLALALGGTTYGSKITELCEAYQTLANEGRRKELHFIKKITDKNGNTIYADQSLPDSVMPESVAYLTTTMLRSAVKIGTASQLSYLDFDVAAKTGTVARGQGNSDAWIAGYTTAHTFSIRYGAPSGKTLQNNVTGGNQAAKTARSALRELYKVAPKSFEKPQDVRCETVSSYAKNELHSLVRFQDFPIGESEIIEVSSRFPLKKPDFEEFFLDNFRISTENKSLVVRFDARAEINYAVFVNGRSCAGKDGVYRIKKFRPGLLAKIRILCKSGETALFNKVKWVIV; encoded by the coding sequence GTGAAAAAGTCGAGAAAAATTACGATCATTTTGCTGTTACTGTCGGCAGGCGCGCTGTTTTTAACGGGAGCGTGCGCTCTTTTAAGCTGGTGTTTCGAAGCGGATCTCGATGAAGCAAAGCTCCCGAGCGCGGTCGGATCCGTCTGCGTTTTGGACGCGAACAGCGACGCGATCCCGAACGACAATTATGCGAAACTGTCCGAAATTTCGGAAAATATTCAAAATGCGTTCATCGCGGTCGAGGACAAACGTTTCTATTCGCATCACGGGATCGACCCGCTTCGGATCGCGGGAGCGATCAAAGAAAACGTCCGAACGCGCCGATTTTCACAAGGCGCGTCCACGATCACCTGCCAACTCGTCAAAAACACACTGCTCGACCACGACAAGACCCTAAAAAGAAAAGTTAAGGAAGCGATCCTCGCTCGAAAACTCGAACGAAAGTACACGAAATCGGAGATCTTGGAAATGTATCTGAACGTCCTATATTTCGGAAAAGGCGTCTACGGAATCAAAAACGCTTCGAGAACGATTTTCGGGAAAGAACCGTCCGAGATCGGAGAATACGAAGCGGCATGTCTTGCGGCAACCGTAAAAAATCCCTCGGCATACTCCCCTTTGATCGACGCAAACAAAAATATCGAGCGCGCAAAAATCGTCCTTTCGCTCATGCGTGAGCAAGGTCTCACGGATCGCGCGAATCCCTCTTCGGAACCCAATATTGTTATAAATTGTAGCGATTTTAATAATAATTATTGCAATAGTTATGCTAATTCAGTATTGTTTGAGGCGCAAAAACTATTGAAAATCGACAAAGCGGATCTGAAAAACAAAGGATACATTATCCATTCATACTTTGATCCGAATGCGCAAAAAGCGATCGATTTCGCCCTTTCTTCAAACATCGAAGCACTCTGCGAAGACGGATTGCCCGCCGAAAAAGAGATCCTGCTCGCGGACAATAAAACGCGCGGAGTCGTCGCGTACGGCTCGACGGCAAAAAGCGCGACCGCGTTTTCCGAACCCCGACAACCGGGCTCCGCGATCAAACCTTTTATCTATGCCGCCGCAATCGCCGAAGGTCAACTTCTACCCGACACGCCGATTTTGGATGAAAAGACCGCGTTCGGTTCTTACGCTCCGAGCAATTATTCCGACGCATATCTCGGATGGACGGACGCAAAAACCGCGCTCGCAAAGTCCTCAAACGTTGCTGCCGTAAAGATTTTACGAGAACTCGGAGTCGAAAACGCATACCGTTTTCTTGAAAAATGCGGTTTTTCATTAAGCGAAAAAGATCTGAATCTCGCGCTCGCACTCGGCGGTACGACGTACGGATCGAAAATCACGGAACTTTGCGAAGCCTATCAAACGCTCGCAAACGAAGGACGAAGAAAAGAATTGCATTTTATCAAGAAAATTACCGATAAAAACGGAAACACGATCTACGCCGATCAATCCCTTCCCGATTCGGTAATGCCCGAATCCGTCGCATACTTGACCACGACGATGCTTCGATCCGCCGTAAAAATCGGAACGGCAAGTCAGTTGAGCTATTTAGACTTTGACGTCGCCGCCAAAACGGGAACGGTCGCGCGCGGACAAGGGAACTCGGACGCCTGGATCGCGGGATACACGACCGCGCACACGTTCTCCATAAGATACGGCGCGCCAAGCGGAAAAACCCTTCAAAACAACGTAACGGGCGGCAATCAAGCCGCAAAAACCGCGCGGAGCGCACTGCGCGAACTCTATAAAGTCGCGCCGAAATCTTTCGAAAAACCTCAGGACGTGCGCTGCGAAACCGTCAGCTCCTATGCGAAAAACGAACTGCATTCGCTTGTCCGCTTTCAAGATTTCCCGATCGGAGAAAGCGAAATCATCGAGGTTTCGTCTCGATTTCCGCTGAAAAAGCCCGATTTTGAAGAATTCTTTTTGGATAATTTCCGAATTTCGACGGAGAATAAAAGTCTCGTCGTCCGATTCGACGCGCGCGCGGAGATCAATTACGCCGTCTTCGTAAACGGGAGATCCTGCGCAGGCAAAGACGGGGTTTACCGTATAAAAAAGTTTCGCCCGGGACTTCTTGCAAAGATCCGAATCCTCTGCAAATCGGGCGAAACCGCGCTTTTCAATAAAGTAAAATGGGTTATAGTTTGA